AGAACTGGGGGAATATTACAAAAATCCTGTTTAACAGCTGATACCAGCTGGGTAACTGCTTTCCATGTGGGCGTTTTGGCATCTACAgcagttttaaaactaataagcGAATGTTGCCACCTGTTGTTTGTAATCGCTTCCAGTTCGCGACAGCTTGAGATGCGTACCTCAATGTAATACTCGCCTTGTCTGGTAGGGTCGCTTTGATGAGTATTACCGGAAGCTACCCGACGTGACAGGAAATTTTTCAATGTTGCAGCTCGCACAGGTACAACTCTTTCATCCTGTAATACGCAATAAGAAATGATAAGATATATCCACAGAAATcttaataataagtatatatttatcgCTACATGAAACACGATGTGAcaaattgtttacataatatataaatcaGAACAATTTGGAAATAAGTTTAAATCTATCATACACCTACACCAAATAGACAGAcaaaagtaaagttttattatttttaactatttctaaaaacaagattttacataaaaaaaatttaagaaatataatatacctaataacataatatgtataggGTTTGATATTCTCAGGATCATGTGGTCCGGGACCTTTAGAAGGTATGCAAGGGTTCTATCACTACTATGTTATTGTTAATTCAGGATCGAACCCAAAAACTTACACCAGCATCATCAGCACAGACTTATGCTATTGAACAAAGGAGATAATCGCTTTTTAagtcaataaaacatattaattaacactgctaaaatattatttaatttggacTCACCTCAGAATCAGGGAAGACttctaatttctttttcttaatagTGATCGGCCCTGGGTCGGTCTCCGACTCCGAGTCACTTTCCAATTTTTGATGTAGAAGGCCCTTCTACATCAGATTCAAATGGATTTATTGAAGACCTGCAACAAAAAATTAgttagtaaaagtaaaaaaaaaagcagaaataactataaataatatttctgcCTTATGAAccaaatattaatacatacatacttagcGCCTGAGCAGTATCTACGGTTGACAAATGGTATCTATGAAGTATTTCAAAACGCCTCAAGGAGCGACATTTTATAgtctaaaattataaagccGTGATTAGAGTAATACTTTCCAcattgatattaatttttaagCTAAGAAAATGAAATTCATCTATCTTAAATAAGACTCTATAGCCCTCTAGTGTAGAGCTTAGTTTCAATTATCGTATGTTAAAATTAGACACTTCAATGTAAACATAGCCTTACCATTGAAATTTGGAGATAATACTATCGCAGCGACGCTCTGTCGCAGCAATTTGAGACGAAATTTTTATAAGGCAATGATATGTACTCGCAAGTAAAGCTAGATGCTTGAAGCagcttaatttaaaatggtttgCAATACTAACATAATTAAGTGTCcattataaattgattttcgtATTAAGATATTAGacctaaattataaaaaaattgaattatccAATTTCTGGAAATTAGAAGTGAacagacataataataataataataaacctagATATTCTCTAGATTACTCTTTGcctattattttgttatattaaaaaataaatatttattcggtTACCGTCGATACTTATCGCCGATTATCTTATTTGggaaattatattcaaaaatagaTGTCCAAAAATGCGTGCCATGttatatgaaagaaatatcatttttcatcattggcctagccttttcccaacattgttggggtcggctaccagtccaaccggtttcagctaagtaccagtgttttacaaggagcgactgcctatctgacctcctcaacccaggcaacctgggcaacacgataccccttggttagactggctgtcagactttttcaagcttctgactacctgtaacgactgtcaaagatgtaggaattaaagccgggacccacaatttaacgtgccttccgaaacacggaggaactcgttatgacaaagatggtcacccatctacggaccaaccgcatcaagcatagcttaacctgtgatcgaatcacttatgcggttatagcttagccacgagctcctcatatgaaagaaatatatgatttttaataGACATACTTACCCAAAATAATCGTATATATGTGTTTGAATCACATTGAAACAGCctcattaaatcaattataacttaatattgattgaatattaaaattaagtatttatgttataatgttttatacctaaattaataatagtcgTACTCTATAAGCCATAGTTGTTTTATTAGGTACTTACCAAAATGATCCATACTTCAAGCAAACTTCAAGCGGTCATTCATAAaagctcattaaaaaaaaatccttgtcTTTCATCACAGTAATTATACTcgcaataatgataaaaataattcatttatttttgaggtTTGTAAAATGTCGCCTTTTCTCATTCATAATGATCaatatgcttttaaaaataaaattttgttttcatttttttttaatcatgattatattgtgaaaaatcatgataatttgaaataaagagaagatttttaaaagatattaaaaataattattattaccttcTACATATTCTTtctatactataatattataaagaggtaacatttttatttttgtatgtaacgaataaactcaaaaagtattgaaccgatttcaaaaaatgCTTTCACTCATTagaaagctacattatccctgAGTAACataggttatattttattcaggtaCAGGAAGTAGTTCCCTCGGGACGCGGGCGAAGGTGCTCGAAACAGCtggttaataataatagcaaatatatttcattattaaatataacatgtCGATACcaacatgcaaaaaaaaaactattatattttgatagctATCTGGCAGGTACAGACGCCAGCAGGTCAAGCTATACAAAACTGTCAAGGGACATGGCCGGAAATTGTATGAACCTGTGCCCCAGCATgtacacgaataaaatctacgtcaattaatagtaaacatcgtcagaaacaagaataaaaaagatttatattgctcagcagtcgctgacaagagttatgaaggttgaaagttaagtaaggttaggttgaaagttaaactatggttaaagcacttttatgttcctggtatataaacattaaatctagacatttaaaattcataatacaATCACTTGAACACTGAGAGCAGCATTATTGTTGATTGGAAGTTAgaacaatattacacaatattattctactGATACCACTTTGGATTagacagcaaataaaagaaattcaattgttgaaacatttaatattaataaaacattataaatcattataaattgcggctggtgaaaagacagcttcttggtatctcgtccataccaagtaccaaagaattgtcataatatgagcacaacatccaacagtccggttgccagatacacaattacaccaataacttaagataccatttctaggttggtcttcaaatgagggaagctcgtcatataaaaaatacgtgtaatattCACGCCTGGACGAATGTCTCGATTTAATACGTCCTCTTAATAGAAGAGGAtgatttccttcaatttcaagtgctgcgaaagtatttgataaacttgagttctccaataataactcccattcattagaatgcgcataaagcttattataaaacagcaaggctgatttaattaaggtaggcACTATACCCTATTCAACGAGCCATGAGCCAAAAggtaaacaaaccataaaaagGGTTCTTTAAATGTCACGATTGATGTAaagcttattttataaaaataatactacgGAAGTTATACACAGACAacataagaaattattttttaaaccgaaGCCTATAAAACTTATGTAATCTGTTCAGacttatttgaaatcaaatatcataaatgccttaaattatatttttaattttaattaattatttataaaattgtttacatgTAAAAGAACCTAAAAAAGAAGTTGTTCTCAAACTTGGAACGAATTTTAATACGACTAAATGTAGACCACAGATATTGCGaacattttacatcaaaatgtgACGTTTTGTCATCGGCCGGGTCATACCCGCCATCTTTACTGTCGATCAACTTGTTGATGCGATAAGTGCTACTGCCGATATTTtcgttaaattaatgttatttcgTTGTTACCtttcttgttttctttaagtttattgttttgttacgtttagagttatttgttttgtttttgttatattgacGTTTTCGTGAAAAAACATGAGTGAACCTAAACCTGGGCCAAGCAATGCTTGTACTTTTTCTTCGCCGAAGAAAAAACGAGCAAAGAAAACCCCAATGAATTCAGCGGAAAAAGTGACTGTTATAAACGTATTCAAACACGTTGAAGAAACGTGGCCGCAGGATTCGTATCCGTACAAAACtgatgttattaataaaacagctGAAGTTATGGGAATTTCACGAGCCACTGTAAACCGATTTATAAAAGAATACAAAACAACGGGCTGCCTGAAATCTCCTCCAAAACCATCACCGAGAGTGTCTAAGATTGACACATTAGACGACATGGATTTAGGTGCAATACGCCGAAAAGTACAcatgttttactttaataatgaaCTGCCCACCATTGATAAGGTGCTGGAGGCTGTAAATTCAGACGAAACGCTGCCCAGTTTTAAAAGGACAACATTTTATAAAGTCTTGAAGAAACTGCAATTTAAATACGTCAAACGCAACCGCAAGAGTGCACTCATTGACAGAGATGACATTGTGTTATGGCGTATCAAATATTTGaacacaataacaaaattaaggAATGAAggcaaaacaatttattacacgGATGAAACTTGGCTCAATGAAGGTTAGTTTAAACATATTCTATATATAAGACTCCATATCCTTCAATGATTACATAACTTTATAATTACTGGAGCCCTGGAAAATAGTTgattataaaaagattttaaagtacaagttttaattactaAAGAATTTATGTTGTAAGTAATAcgcttaaataatattctattgcAGGACACACTATGAACAAAGTTTGGCAGGACGAGACAATAAAGTCGGTTAAAGAAGCTCATCATCAGGGTTTATCCACTGGGTTAAAAAATCCAAGTGGAAAAGGAAAACGACTCATTGTGGTTCACATAGgtaacgtttaattttaatgcaacaCTAACATAAGCAGTGGTATTTAGTATTCTCCCACATTACCTCATTATGTTGAAATTCCATATAACTATgattattgtaaattaagtttccatatatttattattaatttgtttacaggCTCAAACACAGGCTTTCTGGAAGGAGGAGAGTTAATTTTTGAAGCAAAGAAAAACGATGGCGACTATCATTCTGAGATGGATTCATACAACTTTGAGAAATGGTTCGGTCaaattctattgaaattagATGCTAACTCTGTTATTGTCATGGACAATGCACCATACCACTCAAGGAGAAAAGAAAAGATTCCTAcatcttcaaacaaaaaaagtgaaTTGCAAGCATGGCTAAAAGAGAAAAACATATCCTTTGAAGAAACAGAGGTAAAAGCTCagctacttttaaaaataaaagaagtaaaagATATTTACCAAACATATGTTGTCGATGAAATGGCCCATGAAAAGGGAATCACAGTGGTGAGGCTTCCACCTTACCACTGTGAATTAAATCCTATCGAATTAAGATGGGCCCAAGTCAAAGGATATGTtgctcaaaataataaaagctttaagctaaatgaagttaaaattttattagccGAAGCAATTCAAAATGTAGCAACGGAAGAGGCTTGGCAAAAGTGCATTGACCATGTAATAAAAGAAGAGCAAAAGATGCTAAAAATTGATGGCATAATTGATGATTTAGTTGACCGCTTCATTATCCATGTTGGTGAAAGTTCATCAGAATCGTCTGAATtcacagaataaataattaaataagagaGATCTTTGGTTTTATTATCCTCATAGTTAAGTACCTTCTAATAAATCTTAAGCAATTATTTGTACACGTGAACTATGTAAGAtaaactgaaacaaataaaatcataatgcATAGTTTGATTGCAATTTTATCATAGAGTCATGCTTTCATGAAATACAACAAAAGAACAGTAAAGCTAACTGCTAGTTACACAAATGAGAaactttacattaaattaaatgaaaataaaaactaaaataaaagcttGAGAAACattgatttctttgtttacacTTTGGCTCAAGACCAGATGAATAGGGTATAAATAACCTGCACTTTGCTGACATCCATCAAATATGCATCGCCTAGATGTATTGGCACAACATCTATAATTAGGTAGGGCAATTGATGAAACATCTTGACCTGGGCCAAGATGAAGTTGTGGGGCAAGTGGTGCAGGAAttggtatttggatattttgatcAAGTTGGTGATCTTCTAAGGCATCAAAACGGTTGGAATCAGTAATAATTCTTCGGCTCACTTCTCTGTTAGCTCTCATGTAACAACCTTGACATAAAAAGTTGGCTGctctaacctgaaaaaaaaagatgaaagtaataccactcacacttgacaatcAATAGCTTAACTTTCTATATTTGCAAActcaaatgtatgtacataacaatattattattttattgccaacatcaaagcaagacacatattacaaaataaaataccccatctcatctctgtcaatcaaacagatactcatacagtttttaccaatatatagagtgattaatgtggaaggtgaaagtatataatacatccatattatagcacagaaatacagagagttccaaagatttgtaaaatccatgtggagtcagagtaaatcactagttatctaaataaggcaagtaaagacttgtcctaactgattctgaattgaaaatattcctcattaataataattaatattaaatcagcattaaatattactttatagtaactatattgactcgcctgtaacattttgaattagaacttcaaataagtttaaattatttaatgtcttgactacactattaaaactgtaacaataaattcacatgtagatatttaaaaacgtactacTTACATGTCATCATGTAAGTACTGCCACAGTGATACAACTGAGGCAGGAGGGCTTCCCTCCAGAATTTCGTGTCTTTTGGCATGTGTAACTGATTTACCACAGCCATAACAAACATTGATATGACCGGGTTGTCTTTCCCTGGAATTCGttgcaagacatcttgatatcttgtcataacaccatagaaatctaaataacaaggtaatagaagtgccaacgccgcgtgaccttgtcgccacactggtgtcttggacgacaccagcgcgcgaacttacgctcagtcgctcgcggaacgtcgtcacagcaagaaccactaaaaatggtgttttgcggcgtttctcaggctggaaattcatctgcatcgtgtaataacataaataaatagataacattttatcggtaagtaaattattgcagtaatattgatgttattgcaaaattaaatttcaaaacataaccttcattataaaccatatttatatcgcaccatcctgcaacaattgcattctttactaatcattgcctctgcagtaagagacttacagaaatgcaccgttgtaaaaagagaaatgtataacgaaaaataatatttatcaatgcgatcgtatttgtagtgatacggccgcacaaaactgtcggaaatagtgatgtggttaagtgcggacaaattatccaaaatgaaaattgtatacgaaaagtaacaattttaatagtcgtttgtttttgtgaacatattattgaatatatttttatttcagaatcccgcagaatgcaaataaatacaaaagacaagtggatgactaccacgggtaaacgaaattggtaccctacaacttaggccgaatatacactatgaaattagtttatccaaatctcataaatacctatttttttattatgaacgtttactagtcatacgatacatgaactgggctgcttttgtaagacgactaaaaagtcaccgtacaTACCAAACCTAccgtaccaagtatttcctaataatatttttttttgtcaaccgacaattagcgaattttttttttgtaagtaggtaatgtaatccatagaagaatacaacaaaaaacattttcactcataatttcgtctttcattatatttcggatccgtagtcaatccctagtgtagtttacgtaatcactacaactaatgcaagaaaatgcaatgactgtgtgagttagtgaatccatacaatgacaaagtcaaccttattgcaatagacgtacggcctagtgttgtttgcttgttcttctcgatgttaatgtttgcgtgattgcgtagttatttgctgtgaatgtgttgaagccccgcccaccggcgacatgcgtttcgatagatcgccgcggtgtatgccatttctattaccttgttatttagatttctatgcataacacgcaccacagacatggctatgagatgataactgtgaaggtaaaataagtatctttattagtcttgagattatagataggtatttaaataatatgaatgctgtaggtataaaaaagatttaatgatgctacaacatacctcgaatgttaaccACTCCGATAAAAGAACAGTCATATCGGGAGGTAATGATGATATAACATGTCTCCTGATACGTTCTCCGATTGTGATCCGGTTGTAAAAGGTCAATTTTCCTTGAGTATACACAGTACGACTAGTTAGTAGAGCACTCGCGTGGGGCTacaacactaaaatataaatattattataaacgaaaaaacaaaccggcgcaatgacagtttattgtttacattgacattagacgctcgatattcatcacttcaatgttgtcagcacaaaagtgactatctacctttgtacgcgaacttagttttatttacttaataatatttatggtttcatttatttaaataaattagaaagcttaaaaaaatatatgtgttatgttagttataattaattatgatcattttacattttaagctcgatgtctatagtgacggactttccctactttgttctttgtgaatattatatggcaacattaagggtacttttgagtggagtacaaacgaagaaaatctttttattgtatgtttttttctcccgctGCTACAGTAAATTGAGCTATTTTCATaattccttattcgtttttttatcattattggttttattttggttcttgtacactctggggcagaatCCGGCCAAGTACTTTTCTCAACTAACTTTGAACCTAATGCTTgagatttaaagttaaaaatctattaaataaaattgatatattgTAGTAACTTGATGTGCTGGCGTCTGTACATTGCTAAACTTTGATCttctattattaatttgataaccCATCGTGGAATAGAACTTAGGACTTGTGAGGTAGTTAATATTAACTGTTTAGTAATCTTGTTTGTGTATTGCAAGTTACGCTTGTCAGAAGTTCACAACTTAAACAAAGTGAGCTCTAGAGAAATAAGATATAAATCGAAATCAAATGTTCGTCGTTTGATTCAACATTTGATATGATCAGTCCCAGTAAGCAGATGCACTTCGAACCATAACTGCTGATAATAAATATGTACGATCGATGCAATCAGATCACTATACAAATTAGTTCTCGATTATAAAATTGGGGCTCCTGTATCACGCAGCTCGAGCGAGCGACAGCGCGAGAGCGAGTGATACAGAAGCCCCAATTTTAACCTACTAACAGCAGCTTCAGCTAATGAATTATAATGAGGGCTGTATGCAGGCGTGAAAATAAACTCGATGCCCTCCTGCGCCATCTCAGATGCAACATTTGATGATTGCAAGAACCTATACATCTCATTTGATGCTCCAACAAAGTTAGTCCCGTTATCGGACGTGATGCTTCGAGGCTTGCCCTGATGCGCCACGAATCGATTTAAAGCAGCCATATAAGCTTCAGTGGTGAGGTCAGTGACGAGCTCCAAATGTAAATTGGTTCTAATATTAGGTAGCTGACCCATTACTGGCTGCACATTTTGAGACCTGTGTCTGAAACATTTAAGGCACCTATTTACGACAAACCTTGCTAGGTTTCTACCACCTAGAGGCCAATAAGTTTGTCGTATATGTGACAATAACAACTGTGGACCAGCTTGTGCAAGCTTTAAATGTTGCATTTGAAATATAAGCTTGGTGAGAATGTGCTTACTGCATAAAAGAATGGGATGTTTCACATTAAAATCGTAGGGTGAATTATCAAGTCTTCCGCCCACGCGGATGAGGTTATGATTGTCAATGAACGGAGACAA
The genomic region above belongs to Trichoplusia ni isolate ovarian cell line Hi5 chromosome 5, tn1, whole genome shotgun sequence and contains:
- the LOC113494064 gene encoding uncharacterized protein LOC113494064 — its product is MSEPKPGPSNACTFSSPKKKRAKKTPMNSAEKVTVINVFKHVEETWPQDSYPYKTDVINKTAEVMGISRATVNRFIKEYKTTGCLKSPPKPSPRVSKIDTLDDMDLGAIRRKVHMFYFNNELPTIDKVLEAVNSDETLPSFKRTTFYKVLKKLQFKYVKRNRKSALIDRDDIVLWRIKYLNTITKLRNEGKTIYYTDETWLNEGHTMNKVWQDETIKSVKEAHHQGLSTGLKNPSGKGKRLIVVHIGSNTGFLEGGELIFEAKKNDGDYHSEMDSYNFEKWFGQILLKLDANSVIVMDNAPYHSRRKEKIPTSSNKKSELQAWLKEKNISFEETEVKAQLLLKIKEVKDIYQTYVVDEMAHEKGITVVRLPPYHSEAIQNVATEEAWQKCIDHVIKEEQKMLKIDGIIDDLVDRFIIHVGESSSESSEFTE